The Hydrogenophaga crocea genome contains a region encoding:
- a CDS encoding indolepyruvate oxidoreductase subunit beta family protein → MTHPISLLLCALGGEGGGTLTDWLVDTARHAGYAAQATSIPGVAQRTGATTYYLEVFPVPLAQLGGRRPVFGLNPLPGRLDALVSSELLETGRQIANGLASAGHTLVISSSSRALTTAEKMVMGDGRRDEAPLLALIRDHSRAQHVLDMAALTREAGTVVSAVMLGAIAASGLLPFARTDYEAVVGQGGHAKASLRGFALAFDAVTRQREQARWVEQVMAESDDDAPLAAPATPAALLAPFPTALHDIVALGHARAVEYQNAAYGQRYLDRLQRVLEAERAGDPAAAQGFATTRETARWLALWMAFDDIVRVAELKARASRAARVRREVKAGEAELLRVYDHFKPGAPEFAALLPEPLARRVLAWDQRRVQAGQAPWALPLKVSSHGVFGLLALRTLAACKGLRARGSRFATEQALIERWLAAIERGARADARLGHELAQCGRLIKGYGSTNERGKDNLLHIVDHLADPARPDAASAVAQARTAALADEAGTALDRTLQQHGAPVRPIKPQPIRWHHNPRLKKQRV, encoded by the coding sequence ATGACCCACCCCATCTCCCTCCTGCTCTGCGCCCTCGGCGGTGAAGGCGGCGGCACGCTGACCGACTGGCTCGTGGACACCGCGCGCCACGCGGGCTACGCGGCCCAGGCCACCAGCATCCCCGGCGTGGCCCAGCGCACCGGCGCCACCACCTACTACCTCGAGGTCTTTCCGGTGCCGCTCGCGCAGCTCGGCGGCCGCCGCCCGGTGTTCGGCCTGAACCCCTTGCCGGGCCGCCTCGACGCGCTGGTGTCGTCCGAACTGCTCGAAACCGGCCGCCAGATCGCCAACGGCCTGGCCTCGGCCGGGCACACGCTGGTGATCAGCTCGTCCTCGCGCGCGCTCACCACCGCCGAGAAGATGGTGATGGGCGACGGCCGGCGCGACGAAGCCCCGCTGTTGGCCCTCATCCGCGACCACAGCCGCGCCCAGCACGTGCTCGACATGGCCGCGCTCACGCGCGAGGCCGGCACCGTGGTGAGCGCCGTGATGCTCGGCGCCATCGCGGCCAGCGGCCTGCTGCCCTTCGCGCGCACCGACTACGAGGCCGTGGTGGGCCAGGGCGGCCACGCCAAGGCCAGCCTGCGCGGCTTCGCGCTCGCCTTCGATGCCGTGACGCGGCAACGCGAACAGGCGCGCTGGGTCGAGCAGGTCATGGCCGAGAGCGACGACGACGCGCCGCTGGCGGCACCCGCCACGCCAGCGGCCCTGCTCGCGCCCTTTCCCACCGCGCTGCACGACATCGTGGCCCTGGGCCACGCGCGCGCCGTGGAGTACCAGAACGCGGCCTACGGCCAGCGCTACCTCGATCGGCTGCAGCGCGTGCTCGAGGCCGAGCGCGCGGGCGACCCCGCTGCGGCCCAGGGCTTCGCCACCACGCGCGAGACCGCGCGCTGGCTCGCGCTGTGGATGGCCTTCGACGACATCGTGCGCGTGGCCGAACTCAAGGCGCGCGCCAGCCGCGCCGCGCGCGTGCGCCGCGAGGTCAAGGCCGGCGAGGCCGAGCTGCTGCGCGTGTACGACCACTTCAAGCCCGGCGCGCCCGAGTTCGCCGCGCTGCTGCCCGAGCCGCTGGCGCGCCGCGTGCTCGCCTGGGACCAGCGCCGCGTGCAGGCCGGCCAGGCGCCCTGGGCCTTGCCGCTCAAGGTCTCGAGCCACGGCGTGTTCGGCCTGCTCGCGCTGCGCACGCTCGCGGCCTGCAAGGGCCTGCGCGCGCGCGGCAGCCGCTTCGCCACCGAGCAGGCGCTGATCGAGCGCTGGCTCGCGGCCATCGAGCGCGGCGCGCGCGCCGACGCGCGCCTGGGCCACGAGCTCGCGCAATGCGGCCGCCTCATCAAAGGCTACGGCAGCACCAACGAACGCGGCAAGGACAACCTGCTGCACATCGTCGACCACCTCGCCGACCCCGCGCGCCCCGACGCGGCCAGCGCCGTGGCGCAGGCGCGCACGGCCGCGCTCGCCGACGAGGCCGGCACCGCGCTCGACCGCACGCTGCAACAGCACGGCGCGCCGGTGCGGCCGATCAAGCCGCAACCGATCCGCTGGCACCACAACCCGCGCCTGAAGAAACAGCGCGTCTGA
- a CDS encoding Bug family tripartite tricarboxylate transporter substrate binding protein, protein MKTLLTATALAAAALLAAPAALAQAWPDKPVKVVVGFAPGGAADQIARLVATPLGEALGHSVVVENRAGANGNVAGEAVAKAAPDGYTLLLSSGGMVSVNPHLYPRMAFDPTKDLVPVASAARVAVYLMARNGLEVNNIKDFMAYVKARPGKLSYGSPGNGSSPHLAGEMFKSQAGLYAVHVPYRGAAPALNDLLGNQIDYTFDPGIGLQHAKSGRLKLLAVGSSKRSPLFPDVPTLDEAGLKGFDADTVFGFYAPAGTPAAVITRLNTEINKILATPAVRERLVNLGGEALPLSPAEFGRRGMDDSKRFGAIIKERKITAD, encoded by the coding sequence ATGAAGACCTTGCTGACCGCCACCGCCCTCGCCGCCGCCGCGCTGCTGGCCGCGCCCGCCGCGCTCGCGCAGGCCTGGCCCGACAAACCCGTGAAGGTGGTGGTGGGCTTTGCGCCCGGCGGCGCGGCCGACCAGATCGCGCGCCTCGTGGCCACGCCGCTCGGCGAAGCCCTGGGCCACAGCGTGGTGGTGGAAAACCGCGCGGGCGCCAACGGCAACGTGGCCGGCGAGGCGGTGGCCAAGGCGGCGCCCGATGGCTACACGCTGCTGCTGTCCTCCGGCGGCATGGTGTCGGTGAACCCGCACCTCTACCCGCGCATGGCCTTCGACCCGACCAAGGACCTCGTGCCCGTGGCCTCGGCCGCGCGCGTGGCCGTGTACCTGATGGCGCGCAATGGTCTGGAGGTGAACAACATCAAGGACTTCATGGCCTACGTGAAGGCGCGCCCGGGCAAGCTCAGCTACGGCTCGCCGGGCAACGGCAGCTCGCCGCACCTGGCCGGCGAGATGTTCAAGAGCCAGGCCGGCCTGTACGCGGTGCACGTGCCCTACCGCGGCGCAGCGCCTGCGCTCAACGACCTGCTGGGCAACCAGATCGACTACACCTTCGACCCCGGCATCGGCCTGCAGCACGCCAAGAGCGGCCGCCTCAAGCTGCTCGCGGTGGGCAGCAGCAAACGCTCGCCGCTGTTCCCCGACGTGCCCACGCTCGACGAGGCCGGCCTCAAGGGCTTCGACGCCGACACCGTGTTCGGCTTCTACGCGCCCGCGGGCACGCCGGCGGCCGTGATCACGCGCCTGAACACCGAGATCAACAAGATCCTGGCCACGCCCGCGGTGCGCGAGCGCCTGGTGAACCTGGGCGGCGAAGCCCTGCCGCTGTCGCCGGCCGAGTTCGGCCGCCGCGGCATGGACGACTCGAAACGCTTCGGCGCGATCATCAAGGAACGCAAGATCACCGCGGATTGA
- a CDS encoding SDR family oxidoreductase, which translates to MAEHKVAIVTAGGSGMGAAAARRLAADGYHVAILSSSGKGEALARELGGLGVTGSNQSNDDLQRLVDQTLQRWGRIDVLVNSAGHGPKGPLLDITDEQWHLGMDVYLLNVIRPTRLVTPHMVKQGGGAIVNISTAWVGEPSPMFPTSAVARSGLAAFTKLFADQYAAQNVRMNNVLPGWIDSLPQTDARRDSVPMQRYGTADEIAATVAFLAGEGAAYITGQSLRVDGGLMRSV; encoded by the coding sequence ATGGCAGAACACAAAGTCGCCATCGTCACCGCGGGTGGCAGTGGCATGGGCGCGGCGGCCGCACGCCGCCTCGCGGCCGATGGGTACCACGTCGCCATCCTGTCCTCGTCGGGCAAGGGCGAGGCGCTCGCGCGCGAGCTCGGCGGCCTGGGCGTGACCGGCTCCAACCAATCGAACGACGACCTGCAGCGCCTGGTCGACCAGACCCTGCAGCGCTGGGGCCGCATCGACGTGCTCGTGAACAGCGCGGGCCACGGCCCCAAGGGCCCGCTGCTCGACATCACCGACGAGCAATGGCACCTGGGCATGGACGTGTACCTGCTCAACGTGATCCGGCCCACGCGGCTGGTGACGCCGCACATGGTGAAGCAAGGCGGCGGCGCCATCGTCAACATCTCCACCGCCTGGGTCGGCGAGCCCAGCCCCATGTTCCCCACCTCGGCCGTGGCGCGTTCGGGCCTGGCGGCCTTCACCAAGCTGTTCGCCGACCAGTACGCGGCGCAGAACGTGCGCATGAACAACGTGCTGCCAGGCTGGATCGACAGCCTGCCGCAAACCGATGCGCGCCGCGACAGCGTGCCCATGCAGCGCTACGGCACGGCCGACGAGATCGCCGCCACCGTGGCCTTTCTCGCGGGCGAGGGCGCGGCCTACATCACGGGCCAGAGCCTGCGCGTGGACGGGGGTTTGATGCGCTCGGTGTGA
- the urtE gene encoding urea ABC transporter ATP-binding subunit UrtE, producing the protein MLEVKDVHQYYGGSHILRGVSLQARAGEVTVVLGRNGVGKTTLLKSLMGLVPIKSGGIVFNGQAVHTAAPYVRAHLGMGYVPQGREIFARLTVQENLQMGLATRPAGTPVPPQLFELFPVLQQMLGRRGGDLSGGQQQQLAIARALASKPKVLILDEPTEGIQPNIIKDIGRVLRQLADQGLDGEPMAILLVEQYYDFAEALADRYLVMERGEVIASGPGSEMQEKGIRQLVAI; encoded by the coding sequence ATGCTTGAAGTCAAAGACGTTCACCAGTACTACGGCGGCAGCCACATCCTGCGCGGCGTGAGCCTGCAGGCGCGCGCAGGTGAAGTGACGGTGGTGCTGGGCCGCAACGGCGTGGGCAAGACCACGCTGCTCAAGTCGCTCATGGGCCTGGTGCCCATCAAGAGCGGCGGCATCGTGTTCAACGGGCAGGCGGTGCACACGGCCGCACCCTACGTGCGCGCGCACCTGGGCATGGGCTACGTGCCGCAGGGGCGCGAGATCTTCGCGCGGCTGACGGTGCAGGAAAACCTGCAGATGGGCCTGGCCACGCGGCCCGCGGGCACGCCGGTGCCGCCGCAGCTGTTCGAGCTGTTCCCGGTGCTGCAGCAGATGCTGGGCCGCCGCGGCGGCGATCTGTCGGGCGGGCAGCAGCAACAGCTGGCGATCGCGCGCGCGCTCGCGAGCAAGCCCAAGGTGCTGATCCTCGACGAGCCCACCGAGGGCATACAGCCCAACATCATCAAGGACATCGGCCGCGTGCTGCGCCAGCTCGCCGACCAGGGCCTGGATGGCGAGCCGATGGCGATCCTGCTGGTGGAGCAGTACTACGACTTCGCCGAGGCCCTGGCCGACCGCTACCTCGTGATGGAGCGCGGCGAGGTGATCGCCAGCGGGCCGGGCAGCGAGATGCAGGAAAAGGGCATCCGGCAACTGGTGGCGATCTGA
- the urtD gene encoding urea ABC transporter ATP-binding protein UrtD: MTPDLMQSGAERLQKAAGLRPAGNTESGGRKAGFSRVVTPGEVDVTHGRILYLEDVHVAFDGFKAINGLSLDIAPGELRCIIGPNGAGKTTMMDIITGKTRPDKGTVFFGSTIDLLRHREAEIATLGIGRKFQKPTVFEQLSVYENLELALATNKRVWPSMHFRPNGEQRDRLAEVITTIHLAGHVTRRAGELSHGQKQWLEIGMLLMQEPKLLLLDEPVAGMTDEETERTAQLFLTLKGKHSLMVVEHDMAFIRTISEKVTVLCDGAVLAEGTLDEVQADERVIEVYLGR, encoded by the coding sequence ATGACGCCCGACCTCATGCAATCGGGCGCCGAGCGCCTGCAGAAGGCCGCGGGCCTGCGGCCCGCGGGCAACACCGAATCGGGCGGCCGCAAGGCGGGCTTCTCGCGCGTGGTGACGCCGGGCGAGGTCGATGTCACGCACGGCCGCATCCTCTACCTCGAAGACGTGCACGTGGCCTTCGACGGCTTCAAGGCCATCAACGGTCTGTCGCTGGACATCGCGCCCGGCGAGCTGCGCTGCATCATCGGGCCCAACGGCGCGGGCAAGACCACGATGATGGACATCATCACCGGCAAGACCCGCCCCGACAAGGGCACGGTGTTCTTCGGCTCCACCATCGACCTGCTGCGCCACCGCGAGGCCGAGATCGCCACGCTGGGCATTGGCCGCAAGTTCCAGAAGCCCACGGTGTTCGAGCAGCTCAGCGTGTACGAGAACCTCGAACTCGCGCTCGCGACCAACAAGCGCGTGTGGCCTTCGATGCACTTTCGCCCCAATGGCGAACAGCGCGACCGCCTGGCCGAGGTGATCACCACCATCCACCTCGCCGGGCACGTCACGCGCCGCGCGGGCGAACTGAGCCACGGCCAGAAGCAGTGGCTGGAAATCGGCATGCTGCTCATGCAGGAGCCCAAGCTGCTGCTGCTCGACGAGCCCGTGGCCGGCATGACCGATGAAGAAACCGAGCGCACCGCGCAGCTCTTCCTCACGCTCAAGGGCAAGCACTCGCTGATGGTGGTCGAGCACGACATGGCCTTCATCCGCACCATCTCGGAGAAGGTCACGGTGCTGTGCGATGGCGCGGTGCTGGCCGAGGGCACGCTCGACGAGGTGCAGGCCGACGAGCGCGTGATCGAGGTCTACCTTGGGCGATGA
- the urtC gene encoding urea ABC transporter permease subunit UrtC has product MSGLPQTPGVVLPQRAPLLTRAGWSAFLVALLVVGALAPVLNLVVPPDSPLHLSDYLVSLIGKIMCYAICALAMDLIWGYSGILSLGHGLFFALGGYMMGMYLMRQIGRDGQYQSDLPDFMVFLDWKELPWHWALSDSFLATLCLIVLVPGGVAFVFGYFAFRSRIKGVYFSIITQALTYAALLLFFRNETGFGGNNGFTDFKRILGIAIATPQMRMVLFVLTGLTLLGCFLLARWLVRSKFGRVLQAIRDAENRTMFCGYDPLPYKLAIWTISAVMCGVAGALYVPQVGIINPSEMSPANSIEIAIWAAVGGRGTLIGPIVGAFLVNGAKSWLTVTFPEFWLYVLGALFIAVTLFMPQGVVGLLKKLKKGGAA; this is encoded by the coding sequence ATGAGCGGCCTGCCCCAAACCCCCGGCGTGGTGCTGCCGCAGCGCGCGCCCCTGCTCACGCGCGCCGGCTGGAGCGCCTTCCTGGTGGCGCTTCTCGTGGTGGGCGCGCTGGCGCCGGTGCTCAACCTCGTGGTGCCGCCCGACAGTCCGCTGCACCTGAGCGACTACCTCGTGAGCCTGATCGGCAAGATCATGTGCTACGCGATCTGCGCGCTCGCGATGGACCTGATCTGGGGCTACAGCGGCATCCTGTCGCTGGGCCACGGCCTGTTCTTCGCGCTCGGCGGCTACATGATGGGCATGTACCTCATGCGCCAGATCGGCCGCGACGGCCAGTACCAGAGCGACCTGCCCGACTTCATGGTGTTCCTCGACTGGAAGGAACTGCCCTGGCACTGGGCGCTGTCCGACAGCTTCCTCGCCACCCTGTGCCTGATCGTGCTCGTGCCCGGCGGCGTGGCCTTCGTGTTCGGCTACTTCGCCTTCCGCTCGCGCATCAAGGGCGTGTACTTCTCCATCATCACGCAGGCGCTCACCTACGCCGCGCTGCTGCTGTTCTTCCGCAACGAGACCGGCTTCGGCGGCAACAACGGCTTCACCGACTTCAAGCGCATCCTGGGCATCGCCATTGCCACGCCGCAGATGCGCATGGTGCTGTTCGTGCTCACGGGCCTCACGCTGCTGGGCTGCTTCCTGCTGGCGCGCTGGCTGGTGCGCAGCAAGTTCGGCCGTGTGCTGCAGGCCATCCGCGACGCCGAGAACCGCACCATGTTCTGCGGCTACGACCCGCTGCCCTACAAGCTCGCCATCTGGACCATCTCGGCCGTGATGTGCGGCGTGGCCGGCGCGCTCTACGTGCCGCAGGTGGGCATCATCAACCCGAGCGAGATGAGCCCGGCCAACAGCATCGAGATCGCGATCTGGGCCGCGGTGGGCGGGCGCGGCACGCTGATCGGCCCCATCGTGGGGGCCTTCCTGGTCAACGGCGCCAAGAGCTGGCTCACCGTGACCTTCCCCGAGTTCTGGCTTTATGTGCTCGGCGCGCTGTTCATCGCGGTCACGCTGTTCATGCCACAGGGGGTGGTGGGCCTGTTGAAGAAGCTGAAGAAGGGAGGCGCCGCATGA
- the urtB gene encoding urea ABC transporter permease subunit UrtB: MRRLFVLWSVWLGAFGLLAGAPARALTVEDALAVAQGATDERIDAINRLAAASDERGHALIRALADEALKHTDDRVFIVSGATAVDAVTGQPAALPEAAGDAMVNNRLRGVLDTALAGIELFTAGPARQREAARSLQRSAFSDPDPEGLPLIEKALALDTLDAATRQSLELAQAALQLASEDEAVRLAAATKLGEARQPIVRPLIEDRLKQESSAKVKAALGQSLTAIDRRVALASGLGQAFTGISLGSILLLAALGLAITYGLMGVINMAHGELIMIGAYATWLVQAFFRQHLPGWFDAYLLVALPVAFTASALVGAVMERTVIRFLYGRPLETLLATWGISLVLMQLVRSLFGAQNVAVENPSWMSGGITLLGSLNLPYNRLVILAFAAAVLIGVSLLIARTRLGLFVRGVTQNRPIAACMGVNTARIDTWAFALGSGIAGLAGCALSQIGNVGPDLGQAYIVDSFMVVVLGGVGQLAGTVYAALGLGLLNKFIEGWAGAVLAKIAVLVFIIVFIQKRPQGIFALKGRSVEA, from the coding sequence ATGCGACGACTGTTCGTTCTGTGGAGCGTGTGGCTGGGGGCCTTCGGGCTCCTGGCCGGCGCGCCGGCCCGGGCGCTCACCGTGGAAGACGCCCTGGCCGTGGCCCAGGGTGCGACCGACGAGCGCATCGATGCCATCAACCGCCTCGCGGCCGCGAGCGATGAGCGCGGCCACGCGCTGATCCGCGCGCTGGCCGACGAGGCCTTGAAGCACACGGACGACCGCGTCTTCATCGTCAGCGGCGCCACGGCGGTCGACGCCGTGACCGGCCAGCCCGCGGCCCTGCCCGAGGCGGCCGGCGACGCCATGGTCAACAACCGGCTGCGCGGCGTGCTCGACACCGCGCTGGCCGGCATCGAGCTGTTCACCGCCGGCCCCGCGCGCCAGCGCGAGGCCGCGCGCAGCCTGCAACGCAGCGCCTTCAGCGACCCCGATCCCGAAGGCCTGCCCCTGATTGAAAAGGCGCTCGCGCTCGACACGCTCGACGCCGCCACGCGCCAGTCGCTCGAGCTCGCGCAGGCCGCGCTGCAGCTCGCCAGCGAGGACGAGGCCGTGCGCCTGGCCGCGGCCACCAAGCTCGGCGAAGCGCGCCAGCCCATCGTGCGGCCGCTGATCGAAGACCGCCTGAAGCAGGAGAGCAGCGCCAAGGTCAAGGCCGCGCTGGGCCAATCGCTGACCGCCATCGACCGCCGCGTGGCGCTCGCCAGCGGCCTGGGCCAGGCCTTCACCGGCATCAGCCTGGGCAGCATCCTGCTGCTCGCGGCGCTGGGCCTGGCCATCACCTACGGCCTCATGGGCGTGATCAACATGGCGCACGGCGAGCTGATCATGATCGGCGCGTACGCCACCTGGCTCGTGCAGGCCTTCTTCCGCCAGCACCTGCCCGGCTGGTTCGACGCCTACCTGCTGGTGGCCCTGCCCGTGGCCTTCACCGCCTCGGCCCTGGTGGGTGCGGTGATGGAGCGCACGGTGATCCGCTTCCTCTACGGCCGCCCGCTGGAGACGCTGCTCGCCACCTGGGGCATTTCGCTGGTGCTCATGCAGCTCGTGCGCAGCCTGTTCGGCGCGCAGAACGTGGCGGTGGAGAACCCGAGCTGGATGAGCGGCGGTATCACGCTGCTCGGCAGCCTGAACCTGCCCTACAACCGGCTCGTCATCCTGGCCTTCGCGGCCGCGGTGCTGATCGGCGTGTCGCTGCTGATCGCGCGCACCCGGCTCGGCCTGTTCGTGCGCGGCGTCACGCAGAACCGCCCGATCGCCGCCTGCATGGGCGTGAACACCGCACGCATCGACACCTGGGCCTTCGCGCTCGGCTCGGGCATCGCGGGCCTGGCGGGTTGTGCGCTTTCGCAGATCGGCAACGTGGGCCCCGACCTCGGCCAGGCCTACATCGTGGACTCGTTCATGGTGGTGGTGCTGGGCGGCGTGGGCCAGCTCGCGGGCACGGTGTACGCCGCGCTCGGCCTGGGCCTGCTCAACAAGTTCATCGAAGGCTGGGCCGGTGCCGTGCTCGCCAAGATCGCGGTGCTGGTGTTCATCATCGTGTTCATCCAGAAACGCCCGCAAGGCATCTTTGCCCTCAAGGGCCGGAGCGTGGAAGCATGA
- the urtA gene encoding urea ABC transporter substrate-binding protein, whose product MPSNTSQPRRLTLKTLAAAATVASLGFTGLSAHAQETIKVGVLHSLSGTMAISETVLKDTVLMAIDEINAKGGLLGKKLEPVVVDPASNWPLFAEKTKQLLTQDKVAVIFGCWTSVSRKSVLPVVEENNGLLFYPVQYEGEELSPNVFYTGAAPNQQAIPAVEYLMSKDGGSAKRFVLLGTDYVYPRTTNKILRAFLKSKGVADADIMEEYTPFGHSDYQTIIAKVKKFASEGKKTAVVSTINGDSNVPFYKELGNAGLSAKDVPVVAFSVGEEELRGVDTKPLVGHLAAWNYFMSIKSPANTAFVKKWSDYAKAKNIPGHKDKPITNDPMEATYIGINMWAQAVTKAKSTDVDKVRTAMYGQTFQAPGGFISTMDKENHHLHKPVFIGEVRADGQFNVVWKTPGPVVADPWSDYIPENKGKKNVPAKMAK is encoded by the coding sequence ATGCCGTCGAACACCTCCCAACCGCGTCGCCTGACGCTCAAGACCCTGGCGGCCGCCGCCACCGTCGCCTCGCTCGGCTTCACCGGCCTGAGCGCCCACGCGCAAGAGACCATCAAGGTCGGCGTGCTGCACAGCCTCTCGGGCACCATGGCCATTTCGGAGACCGTGCTCAAGGACACGGTGCTGATGGCGATCGACGAGATCAACGCCAAGGGCGGCCTGCTGGGCAAGAAGCTCGAGCCCGTGGTGGTGGACCCGGCCTCGAACTGGCCGCTGTTCGCCGAGAAGACCAAGCAGCTGCTCACGCAGGACAAGGTCGCCGTGATCTTCGGCTGCTGGACCTCGGTGAGCCGCAAGTCGGTGCTGCCGGTGGTCGAGGAAAACAACGGCCTGCTGTTCTACCCCGTGCAATACGAAGGCGAAGAGCTCAGCCCCAACGTGTTCTACACCGGCGCCGCACCCAACCAGCAGGCCATTCCGGCGGTGGAGTACCTGATGAGCAAGGACGGCGGCTCGGCCAAGCGCTTCGTGCTGCTGGGCACCGACTACGTGTACCCGCGCACCACCAACAAGATCCTGCGCGCCTTCCTCAAGAGCAAGGGCGTGGCCGATGCCGACATCATGGAGGAGTACACCCCCTTCGGCCACAGCGACTACCAGACCATCATCGCCAAGGTCAAGAAGTTCGCCAGCGAAGGCAAGAAGACCGCCGTGGTGTCCACCATCAACGGCGACTCCAACGTGCCCTTCTACAAGGAACTGGGCAACGCCGGCCTGTCGGCCAAGGACGTGCCCGTGGTCGCGTTCTCGGTGGGTGAGGAGGAGCTGCGCGGTGTGGACACCAAGCCGCTCGTGGGCCACCTGGCCGCATGGAACTACTTCATGAGCATCAAGAGCCCGGCCAACACCGCGTTCGTGAAGAAGTGGAGCGACTACGCCAAGGCCAAGAACATCCCGGGCCACAAGGACAAGCCCATCACCAACGACCCGATGGAGGCCACCTACATCGGCATCAACATGTGGGCGCAGGCGGTCACCAAGGCCAAGAGCACCGACGTGGACAAGGTGCGCACCGCCATGTACGGCCAGACCTTCCAGGCCCCGGGTGGCTTCATCTCCACCATGGACAAGGAAAACCACCACCTGCACAAGCCGGTGTTCATCGGCGAGGTGCGCGCCGACGGCCAGTTCAACGTGGTGTGGAAGACGCCGGGCCCGGTGGTCGCCGACCCCTGGAGCGACTACATCCCCGAGAACAAGGGCAAGAAGAACGTGCCCGCCAAGATGGCGAAGTAA